One Vicia villosa cultivar HV-30 ecotype Madison, WI linkage group LG5, Vvil1.0, whole genome shotgun sequence genomic window, ttaatgtataataaacCTTCCTATTATGcttattattgttaaatttttgtttctctttacCGCTTGGTTGATAAACTTTAATTATTTCCCTTGTAACAACTGATTTATTCCTATGCATTTTCTTTAAATTCTCACTGTATCGAGGATATAAAGGCGTCACAAGAACAATCTTGGAAATCATTATGTTTATGCCACTAGAAGAGATTGAATATTTCATTTCAAGTACATTTGGAAGAAGCTTGTTTTCAAGTGTGCCATTTAAAACTAGATTCATAATTGTTTGTTGTGGAGTTGTAGTAGGACTAGAAACTCTTATTTGAAGGCCTGTTTTCCCTTCTGCTTTAGCCAAGTGTTCTTGATAGAAATATCTGATTAGCCTCACGCTGAATTTGAAGGGTGTAAAATGTAGCGTCTGAGAAGGTACAAAAATTGATCTGATTGTAAAATCAACCAAAGAAACTTAATGAGACGAGCTTGTCTATCATCACAGTGAAAAAATTTCTCATGATAAGTCTTTGGTAGTGTAGATTGAGAAATAGTGCTAATGgaaaatttaattttgaattattgAGAAAGATATAACTGTTGTTATGTATTTGAGCTAATGTGATTGTAAAATATTGATCTTCTCATTAACCTTGCAACAGACTAAACAAAAGCCAAAACTAAACCTTCCAAAACTTAGTCAAGCTAAGTCTTCAAATTGATCTCAACATCAAGCCTCAAATGAATCATCACGTAATACAAACACCATAAAAAAATGGTCATATTCTTGAAAAATTACAAAGCTTCACCTTGCATATTTGACGAAACTGGTAAGTGGTTGtgcaaaaaaattataactcGAGGCATCATGACTTTATGTGTTTCAATTGTGTAACCTTCTCAAAATCCAGAGGATGGAAGTTTCTTTCTACCTCCCAAGCCAATTGTGACATACAATTAAATGTTGACTTGGCCCCTTTTTCATCCGTGACTTCTCTAGGGAAAGGGATGCGGACCTCAAATAAACCGTTGTTAGGAGAAAACAAACGCATATCCAATCCCAAGCGATCTACCCATATCATCTTTGCTTCCGAGACCTACAATGGGAAATCAAATACATTGAAAACTAACTTATCGATCCCcaatgattttttgaagttggcTTTTGTTTAGCATTCACAACAGGACATGAATGAATAAAGAAAATGCTACACAGATGCATCAGGTGTACTAGTTAAATCAATggataataaagaaataaaaatggacaaagttttgttgttgttaataatATGCATGAAATGAAAGAAACAGAAGCTAGGCTAGCTTGGGCAAGCCTGTGAAATCTCAAATTCAGATCATCCAAAAAAACTGAAATGAAAAGTACCTGGAAATCCAAGTCAACATAGACATTACAAAAGCGAGTAATGTCTTCCATATTATTGGTGTTAATTTCAGCTACTAAATTCTCAGCAAATTCTCGAAGGGGGTCGGGTTGAGCATTTTTGTAGTCTAAAGAGGTGAACCACACACCGTCCTGAAAAAACAGGGACATAGCCAACTTATATAAGAAAACCCAACTTGCGTAAGCTTAAAAAGTAAGAAATCTTAGTACTAGTACACTAGTAGTATAGGCTAGAATACGATTTAGAAAAGGTGAAGGGTCGGGGTCCCAACCTCCTGGAAGTCATCCAAATGCAGCACCCTATCTACATCAATAATATACATAAAATCCTGACCAACTTCTTCTCCAAACCTCTTCTTCCACAAAGAAACAAGCCGCTGCAGAGTGGCAGTACAGGTTTGATTAAACAAACATAAACAGAATACACAAATTTAGAAAGTTATAAATTTCTGTATGCAATTACAATTGAGATCACAAGGTCGGGGTTTTTGAGTTCCTCATGACCAAATTTGTCAAACATCACCCACATTTCTCAACAACCTTTCTGATTCTTTCATAATGCCAAGATAACGAACAATGTGTTCATAATTTCAATGAAAAATTCAGTAACTTTGCCCTTGAAATTCTctataattaaaattaacaaaattcTAGAATGATTCCAAAGTTGAAAACCCTCAATTACATTGAGTTAGTCAATTTAGTCTACAATTGTCCAAGAAGAATTAATGCGGTATTTTTGGCTTAACCCTCTGGTTTCCTAGGGAAATGAGCTATGGTAATCTACAATTTGGCCGGGAGATGACCAAAACTCGCCCAAGGAACATTCTAGGCAAAGCTCGAACGTCGATTTGACTTTATCTAAAGTTCATTAACCAATTGGTTCAAACTAATGTGTTCTATATTATGTTAATTTAAGAGATCAAATTGTTCATCAAATTTCAGCTACTAAATCGATGATTCATTACAATCACAATTTGAAAACAACCTTGCATATGTACCtattattctaatactaattgaTTACCTATCATTGaacttaatttaaaaataattggcaTCAATCTGAATCCACTCACTTTGATCAAAACTGGATCCTGCGGTTTGGTAAGTGTTCCTTGAAGTGTACACTGAGGTGTCCGCAATCCCGACTGTAAAAACTGGtacaaacaaaaacacaaacacatacaATGCATTAAAAAAACATCAATTCAACTACTCCAATTTGTTCCAAACAATTCAACAGAAAAATACCTTAACATGAAGAGAAGAAGGGGTATCATCAATCTGGTGATTGGCAGTGGGAATAGAATTATGATTGAAATAGAAAAAAGGGTTTCCATTTTCCGAATCAACGGCGAATCGAACCCCAATACCAATTGGGCAACCCTGTTGAGTCAAAGTCGAAAACGTGCCAGACGTAGCTAAATCCATAATGGTTCTGGATACTTCAGCTGGAAATGGTTTGGTAATCTTGTTATCGGTTTTGAGTTCCAATTGGGTTGAAAGTGAACACTTTGTTGAGCGAAATGAGATTGAATTTGAAGGTTGAGTAGAGATTTTAGTAGTAGTGGTGAAGTTTCTTGTTTTTGGTGTGAAATTGCATGGTGCAGTGAAGTTTCTTGTTTGAAGaagcatttttttttttggatttgggATTTTAGGGTTTCGATGatgaaattgaattgaattgaaattgaaattgaattgaaATGAAAGTGAaggatgtttttattttattttggttaactGGTTTAGTGTTGAAGCGAAAGGGAAAATGGATAAGAATTTGTTTGATACACGCGACAGCGAACAGAGTGTCGTTTCTACGTAAGTAAAATGTAAACGGCACTTCTGTTTTCGGGAGTGTTGTCAAGTCTAAAACTAATGCTAATAATTAtagttattattttaaaatgatttttaatgttttgattttatttttttataaagccAAGGACAAGCATGTCTCTTGGAGTGAACTGGATGATCAGGCCTGgctaagaaaaaaatattaaagaaaaagtAACCTACACACAAATTTTTGTCTTTCACCCTAAATCTcaccaaaacacatttaattggagtcctcatttttttttttcaaaatttattttggaGAAGCATTTTTGGATCCACTCTATATACATCCCATATTAAGATAAGTTGATTCAAAAATACATCTCTGTATTCATATCAGACAAAATCTGGAGACGTATTTCTGTATTTTTATTAGACAGTCGtttttttactttgttttaaagATATACTATGAAAATGACattatataaatgaataaatCTGGAGTAAGCAATGAagtcaaaataaaatacaaattataATAGTGCTCCAAATACAAATAGGTTGAATGAAAGGGAGACTAACTACCTCAACTTTGCAATTATGTTCTTCCATGTTAAAATAGTATCATTCTTCGGATATTCTGCAATTATGTTTTCAGACGCGCTAGCCACTAAAAAAGTTCCATTATGTGTTTCTCCCCACAAGCAAACATCATCACCATGGTCATCTCTAGGATGAAGGATGGTTGTAATTTCTACAACCGTAtcatgattaaatatgtttttgagcAGACTGCGATTCCACTCTTCATTTTCATCCACTAAGTCCTCCATTTTTTACATATGCAGCATATTTCTATCtactatcatatattgatgaatgATGTAACACTCGAGGCCAACGATAGTGGGGGGTGGTTATCGGTGCTTGAGGCATGACAATGAGACACTCCCAAGGCCAAATAGGGCGATGAGTGGTCGCCGAATttacatcggaatgagagggattctGAGGCTGTGCAAATATGTGACTGCATGGTTGAAACATTGTTAATTTACAGGAGATAAATATGATAAGAGGGAACCGTAGATTTCATTTCGAGAGCGCCTtacaatatttatcatatttacGATAAATTGCTTGTTTGACTTCTTCGTTCTTTACGCCCCTTGGAAGACACCTGACCCAGATGGTTTCTTGACAAAATTCTACCAAAAGTCTTGGTCCTTTATTGGTGATACTGATAGCATCTGCTACAGATACATTAAGGATTTGTGGGACACACCTGATCACATCAAAGAGGTGAATCAAATAGAAATATGCTTGATTCCCAAGGCTACTAATCTTACTCAGGTACTACAATTCAAACTTATGTCCTTGTGTAAttcaatatataaatatttgaatAAGTTAATTATAATAGACTTAAGATTTGCATTGATGAGGTGGTTGTTCCTTTTCAAATTGAGTCTATCTAAGGAAGAAGCATTCACGAGAATATTGAGCTAGCCCAAGAGCTAATTCAACACGATACTTTGTAATTAaaagttaaatatgtttgtggtcctTCTAAGtatctcaatttttatttttagctctttaaaatatgttatttaaaGAATAATCTTCATAAAAAATTTTATCCACACTTTTAGTCTTTCCGACAACT contains:
- the LOC131601069 gene encoding glutamyl-tRNA reductase-binding protein, chloroplastic, producing MLLQTRNFTAPCNFTPKTRNFTTTTKISTQPSNSISFRSTKCSLSTQLELKTDNKITKPFPAEVSRTIMDLATSGTFSTLTQQGCPIGIGVRFAVDSENGNPFFYFNHNSIPTANHQIDDTPSSLHVKFLQSGLRTPQCTLQGTLTKPQDPVLIKRLVSLWKKRFGEEVGQDFMYIIDVDRVLHLDDFQEDGVWFTSLDYKNAQPDPLREFAENLVAEINTNNMEDITRFCNVYVDLDFQVSEAKMIWVDRLGLDMRLFSPNNGLFEVRIPFPREVTDEKGAKSTFNCMSQLAWEVERNFHPLDFEKVTQLKHIKS